GGGGCGCCACCGCCGCCGCCATGCCGGGAGACCACCGCCGCATCCGCGGGCCCGAGGAGTCGCAGCCGCCGCAGCTGTACGCGCTGCAGGACGACGACCACGACGACGAGCCGCCCGCCGCCCGCGACCCGACGCGGCTGCGCCCGGTGTACGCGCGCGCCGGGCTGCTGAGCCAGGCCAAGGGCTCGGCCTACGTGGAGGCGGGCGGCACCAAGGTGCTGTGCGCCGTGTCGGGCCCGCGGCAGGCGGAGGGCGGCGAGCGCGGAGGCCCGGCCGGGGCGGGCGGCCGCCTGCTGTGCGACTTCCGCCGCGCGCCCTTCTCCGGCCGCCGGCGCCGCCCCCCGCAGGGCAGCGGCGAGGAGCGCGAGCTGGCGCTGGCGCTGCAGGAGGCGCTGGAGCCCGCCGTGCGCCTGAACCGCTACCCGCGCGCGCAGCTCGAGGTGTCGGCCCTGCTGCTCGAGGACGGCGGCTCGGCGCTGGCCGCCGCGCTCACGGCCGCCGCGCTCGCCCTGGCCGACGCGGGCGTGGAGATGTACGACCTGGTGGTGGGCTGCGGCCTGAGCCGCGCGCCGGAGCCCGCCTCGCCCTGGCTGCTCGACCCCACGCGGCCCGAGGAGGAGCGCGCCGCCGCCGGCCTCACCGTGGCGCTCATGCCGGTGCTCAACCAAGTGGCCGGCCTGCTGGGCAGCGGCGACGGCGGCCCGACCGAGAGCTGGGCCGAGGCCGTGCGCCTGGGCCTGGAGGGCTGCCAGCGGCTCTACCCGGTGTTGCAGCAGTGCCTGGTACGCGCCGCCCGTCGGAGGGGTGCTGCCCCGCCGCCCTGAGCGCCGCCCATGCGGATCGCCTCCGGACTGACTGCATGCACCCCACCCGGGAGAGAGGGGATCTTTTTCTTCACCGCCAATTCTTGCACTGGACTGAGCTGCCGGGTGGCGGGCAGGTTATTTTCTGCAAAACTGTTCCATGAAagacctttatttttttggtattttggaaaaaaaaaaaaaagtgaaggctGCCGGACTCGACTCGCAGGGTTTCTTCGGATGAATTGGACTGGAGCAAGAACCCGGAGCTGGCTCTTTGTGAAAAGGGGGCTGTGCCTTCTCCTTGATATTagaaatgggagaaagaaaatgtatactttttaaaaaaaattgaaaatggcCATGGTGGTTCTTGTGACACAGGATTTCAAAGAACTGGCTGCTGCCTAGCTCCTGGTATATATTCTCGGAGTCCGGGTGTATAGGCTGGGTTTGGGAAGTATGCCTGGGAGAAGCTGGACCTCAGATGGCAAAGTGGGGGCCATGGCAGTGGCATTGTGATCCCAAGAGCATTCTAGGAGTACCCCCTCAGGCCTTTGGTTGAGTGTTGTTGAGGCTAGACGGCAGCTCAGGCTTGAGCAACTGGAAAGAGTTTGTTTCAGGGCAAAACCAGGtctgattctttgtttttttttttttttttttggtttttgggccacacccggcggtcctcagggttactcctggctgtctgctcagaaatagctcctggcaggcacgggggaccatatgggacaccgggattcgaaccaaccacctttggtcctggatcggctgcttgcaaggcaaatgccgctgtgctatctctccgggcccaggtctgATTCTTTGTAATGTTCAGAGCAGCACAGCCAAGGGCCTCCTCTGCAGCTTGGAAGTAGGGATGCATTCATTACCTGGTCTCCTCTGTTTAGGCTGGGCAAGGCAGCTACACTGCTGGGAGAAGAGTTAAAGAAGCCAAAATGTACTGGTCAGGGGGCCTGAGCCataggcacttgcctagcacttgactgacctaggttttaatctccagcatcccatatggtcccctcccaacaccaccaggagtaatttttgagtgctgaACCATGAGTAAACCCCGAGGACCCTTTCCccagccaaacaaaaacaaaagcaacctgGACACTGGCAGTGCAGACCTGGCCAGAGAATGACAAGGGTGCAATTCCTAGGCACCCCAAGCACCAGACACCGCACCAAGAACCCAGAGCAGAACAATTTTGTTTCCCATTCCTGACAATACATTTCTTCTGAACCAGATAGGAAGCTGCAgacaagatggaaaaaaaaatctacagttatattcccttcctttttttttttttttttttttttttggatttttgggccacacccatttgacgctcaggggttactcctggctatgtgctcagaaatcccccctggcttggggggaccatatgggacgccgggtgatcgcACCGCAGTCcgttctttggctagcgcttgtaaggcagacaccttacctctagcgccaccttcccggccattcccttcctttttttgggtGATGTTCGGGTTTGTTGGTGTACCCATCTGAGACcctgttactcatggctctgagttcagcaattattcctgatggtgttcaggggatcatatgagatgttgaggattgaagCCCCGTGTCTTGTGAAATAAACACCCTACACAccctactatcttttttttttttttttttctttttggtttttgggccatacccagcggtgctcaggggttactcctggctgtctgctcagaaatagctcctggcaggcacgggggaccatatgggacaccgggattcgaatcaaccacctttggtcctggattggctgcttgcaaagcaaacaccgctgtgctatctctccgacactCTACTATCTTCTGGCTTCTTGTTGGTGCTACTTTGTGTCAGAGAGGGAATCCAGGCCTCCAGCATGGAAAGTATGTACTGAGCCAGTTTagctctttctggccccaatatctCCATTAGAATAACAGtttactgccaggagtaatccctgagcactgctgggtgtgacaaaaaaaaaaaataacagtttatAGGGTAGATAGGAAAGTTAAGAATAAAGATCATGGGGCttagagagatggtatagtgggtaggacgctTGCATACAGTCAgttcgggtttgatccctggcaccccatatggccccaagcactgccagaagcaaacCCTTAGTATTGCCAGTTACTGCCCAAAAGTGTTTTAAAAGAGAGGGATAGGAACATGGAGGCACACTCTGAGTAACTCATGGTCCAGTTTTGGGCTAGTAGGGCTGCTTATAAACTGTGCATCATGGGCAGAATATTGAACTGGTGGGGCTTGAATACACATTCAACAGCTAAGGCTGTACTTGGCAGCTAGACTGGGCtgatcagctgcttacaaaggGTCCCTGCTTGTGGATGAGCTGATGGATAATTGGCCTCCAAGGCTTTTTTTGTCCACCACAAGGAGGCTTCTCTGGTCTGGATGAGCCAAGCCTCCACTTTCTTTGTCCTGTCCCTAAAACAGTGTTTTGGGGAGACTATCAGAACCGCTGATGGGCCAGGGATAGTACAAAAGTACTTGCCTAGCACAGGGTTGCAGGCACAACCCTGGTTCAGATCCTGCATACTGTCCTCCAAGCACCTCCTGatataataagaaaacaaaaccacacaagtGGAGCAAAGGAGCCACTGGGGAAAGTGCTGGATGAATTTCACCTGTGGTCAGCCAGGAAGTCATGGGAAGAagtgtcaagaaaaaaaaaggcaagtgggTAGCCAAAGCCACAAATGGTTGCTAGGGGTCCCCAGGATGCAGCCCATATGTGCTTCACCTGCAGAAAGCAGCAGGATTATCACCTTTGTGCTAAGAAGGCCTGGGAACCAGCTGGAGAATATACCAGGCTGGTGTTTCTCAGGCCTGGGAAAAGTGAgggaatttctgagctcagttaTGAGCTGGGGGACAGCCAGATGGATGAGGAAAGGGAACCTACCTGTGTAGACTTCCCTCTGCAGCTTGCTCAGACAGTCCAGACAGTGCACTCAGGGACCATCCATGGGGTAAAGGGATGGCTGCATAGGGGCAGTTTTTTTGTGGGGCTGTCAGGTACAGGCTGGTGGGACACAGCTTCCTGGGGGAGCTCCTATAGACAGCTCAAATGGAAGCCTCCTGAATTTTAATATGCTTCCTAGGGGTGCTCAGACATGTGTCTGTGATATTCCCTCTACATCAAAACTACATCTGTGGTGGGCGGGGGTGACCCTGGgttgaaataaaacaaaccttCGCTGGCCAGGAGGATATAGGCTTCAATAGGATAATTCAGCATCAGTCTATCTGGACATTTTCTGAGCTTTGCCATGGAAGTCAGATCTCCATCTACAAGAGGCTGGGAAGGACCCTACATACTACTGCTTTCAATGTTGCTCTTTCAGGGGTCAGCCTCTGGCCCCTGGAACCCTCCCTTTCAGGACTACTCTGTTTAGGAGAGTCACTGCTCAATGTCGATGTTTGAAGACCCCagcagacttttattttatttttaggccacatttagtagcacttactcctggctctgcactcagaaataactcatggcaggctctggggaccatatgggatgccggggattgaacctgggtcagccatgtacaaggcaaacatcctgtctatgtagctctggcccccacaagCCACTTCTGATTTTCATGCCCACATAGGTCCTTAACCATCTTCCCATGCATTTGGCTGATGAGTGGGGGGACACTCTGGTATTCAGATACCCCACAGGGACAGCAGAGAGGGAGTCAGACCACCGTCTATTTGCCCAGGGGAGATTGCAGAGGCCCTGCTTCCTGGGATGGGTGGCAATGGCAGACAGCTCaggaagagacaaagagacatGGGTCTCTGTCCAGGGTCAGAATCCctgtctaggggccggagagagaacattgcggtagggcatttgccttgcatgcagaaggacagtggtttgaatcccagcatcccatatggtccccatatggtttctgccaggggcgatttatgagtgcagagccaggagtaacccctgagcactgccggtgtgacccaaaaacaaacaaaaaaatcccagtcCAGATCCCAGTGGAACTTGGGGAAACAAACCGGCAGCTTTTCCTTAGGATCTCAGGATTCTTCCCAGAAAGAGCCCTGGGGGACTGACCCAGGGTCTCTTTGCAAGACTATGGCAATGCCTTGCAGCCTTCTGGCCAGGTGGGTCCTTCAAAGGTACTGCTGATGTTTGGGCTTAGTCCAGGGAAGAGtcaagggaagaaagagaagaaatggaagaaaggaagtcaTGGGAAGAAGtgtcaaggaagaaaaaaaaaaagtcaagtgggTAGCCAAAGCCACAAATGGTTGCTAGGGGTCCCCAGGATGCAGGACCTGGGCTTGTGTTTAAACCCCTTTGCCTGTTCCGGCTCTCACCGCCTCTGCTCAAGCATCTCCAAAGGATCGATTCAGACCAGGGCAGGAAAggcctcgtgtgtgtgtgtggggggggggggggaaacacagCAGCTGttcaaaaaacaccccccccccgtCTTGGGCTGGCGGTGCGTGTATGGGGGGACCTGGAGGCCTGCGGGGGGTAGTCACATTTCGGAAACAACCTGCCGGTTCTGCAGCAGAGGGGCGAGACCTAGGCAGTATTTCCCCGGAGCTTTGGAGGGGGTCCTTCCCTACCGCGGGGTCTCCAGTTCAGTCGCGATTTCCAACCACTATATGGTTGGTTTCAGGAGCCTTCAGGATGGGCGGCTGGAGACCCGAGGGCGCAGATCTTGGGGGTGGGAGACAATCCTGGGAGGAAAACGGAGTCCTGGGACGCGAGAAGACGCAACCTGGTGGGCCAGGGACAGCGCAGTCGGGAAACGTGGCCGGGAAACCTGGGGCAGAACTCGCGGGAAATTCTCATCCTTTGGGATGGGTGAACTGGGCTTCTCCAGCTGGCAGGCTCCATTTGTTTT
This window of the Suncus etruscus isolate mSunEtr1 chromosome 14, mSunEtr1.pri.cur, whole genome shotgun sequence genome carries:
- the EXOSC6 gene encoding exosome complex component MTR3; amino-acid sequence: MPGDHRRIRGPEESQPPQLYALQDDDHDDEPPAARDPTRLRPVYARAGLLSQAKGSAYVEAGGTKVLCAVSGPRQAEGGERGGPAGAGGRLLCDFRRAPFSGRRRRPPQGSGEERELALALQEALEPAVRLNRYPRAQLEVSALLLEDGGSALAAALTAAALALADAGVEMYDLVVGCGLSRAPEPASPWLLDPTRPEEERAAAGLTVALMPVLNQVAGLLGSGDGGPTESWAEAVRLGLEGCQRLYPVLQQCLVRAARRRGAAPPP